The genomic region CTACTCGGATCGCGTCCCAGCCAAACCTCTCCTCCAGGATCGACACAACCAAAGCAAGCCCCGTAACCGCCATCAAATAAATCTCCAGACCCGACCCGAGAAGCCGCACGAGCAATCTCGACCCTGGCGAGGCGAAAGCCAAAGCCAAAGTGCGTGGGACGAGAGCGTACGCGATCAGGAGCGCGTAGACGCAGATGCTGGTGGCGAAGGGTCTGTGCCAGGTGGACTTGACGGCGGCGAGCGAGGAGCGGAGAGTAGGGGCTTTGCCGTGAAATGCTGAGGAGGCGGCGGTGACGGCGGCGAGGGAGGCGAGGAGGGAGAGGAGGTAGGAGGGGAGGAAGTAGAGGAGCTTGATGCGGAGGAGGAGCGAAACGGCGTCGTCGCGGGACTCCTTCCAGACCTGACGCGCCTCGAAGCGCGTGGGGGCTTGGGAGGCGAGGGACTCGAGGTGGTAGACGTGGGATTTGATGGGGTGGGAGGAGAGGGAGAGGGAGAAGAGGAGGAGGGAGAGGGGGAGGGTGGTGAGGGCAAAAATGGAAAGGAATGTTTGTGGGTTTCTGAGGATGATCTTGAGGGAATCGAGGAGGACTTGCTTGAGAAGAACAAGAGTCGACTTCGGAGGATCGTGGTGGTGGTGATGGGAGGAGGAGCCGTCTCTTTCCGACATTTTCTCTCTTGTCGTCGGAAGAAAACACAACACTCTTTGGATGTGGACTTTTATTAAGGGAAAGTGGATTTTAGGTTTTGACTGTATATGAAGGAGTCATCGTCTATGTGATTTGACCATTTAATTCCTTAGTTTTTGTTTTTGTTTTTGTTTGTTTGTAAGGAAATGAAATTTACTTTTCATTCTCAGATTTAGACAAAATTTAAGTCATTAAATTTAACTTTGTAATATATAATCTTACTTTTCATTCTCATATTTAGACAAAATTTAAGTCAATAAAGACAAAATTTATGTTACAAAAAAAAATATAGAATGTGGATTACAATTTAGGAGTGTGGATTTCACTCACATTATTCTAATATCTCATCTAATTCACTCTAATATCTCACCTAATTTTAAAGGGAAAAAATGTGAACTGTATCCAACATTTCAACCATTAGTAACTTTAGTATCTCACTTTTTGAAAATATCAGAATAGTACCTCACCTAAGCGATCTAATTTCACCATTTTGTTGTTACGGTGTCGTTAACTGACAATTTTTCAAGGCTATTTTCATCTCTGCCTTGTTCTTCTTCTCTAAAGTTTTCTTTCTGTTCTAAATAGGGTTCATACGATAATGAGACCATACAATCAAAAGTATGCTGACAAACCTCGAGTACCCTTGACAAGTAAGGGGGCAATCAAAAGTACAACACAAACGACAATGAGAATACGATGTTGATGTAAAAGAAGCCATGGCATCCCAAACAATAAGAGTACCTCAAGAATACAATATGACCTTCATTAGTATGTGGAGCATTATATAGATCACAGATTCGTCTAAACGTTTCTCACCGATGATAATTTTAGCTAGTTAGGCAGTTCTGCAATTTGTTAAAACGGTAATTCCATCTACAATAGGAAAATAGCACTGCAAATATCATTCAGTTGGTGCCTTCTCAAAGTGGCTATATTGGTCATTTGGTCTACTCTCCCCTAGCTAGCTGCTTTGTTTTGTAACTATCACTAGTTGATGATAATGACTACGATGTATATCATCGGATCCGATCATACCAGCAATAATGTACTTGATATCATCAGAACTATGATGATGTACATTATAAAACGATCCTTCTAAAAAAATACTCCTAAAACGATCCTTCAATTCCTTCCTTTTTAGGATGGATTTGGTTTTCCTATTGTAATGAGAAACGCACAAGACAACACTTGCTATCAAGCCTGAGTTGAATTTATAAAATTGGGCTCTCAAAATTCAATTTTATTTTCTCATTTTAAGAAACACACAAAAAATTTCACGAACTAAAGTTATAAACTCAAAATCTAACAACAAAAAACATTAGAAATCCTATTAAAAATCTTATTTATGCAACAAATCTCTTACTTAGGCTACTCATTTTTCTAAAATAGTAATTAATGATAGTAATAATGGGTAAGATTTTATATTCATTTTTCTCTTTTGTAATCTAACACCACCCTAATTGGATTATGTTAATTATTTTTTATTGTTTTTAACTAAACTAATGTAATCACACAAAGAGAAAAAAAAAATTTGGGTCTTTTAAGGTTATGTGCCCTGAGTCCATCGACTCTTAAGACTCTATTTATGTACGGGTCTGCTTGCTGTAAAAGAGGACGAAGAGCATAACCTTTTGTACAACTGATCCCGAGGCAGCTGAGCTGATGGATCTTCTACCCACGGATATGTTGGTCGACATCCTTTTGAGGCTGTGGGTAGAATCACTTTGTTCCCTTCCGACGTGTGTGCAAGACCTTGTTAAACACGATTGATAAGCGCTCTTTCATTAGGCGACACATAATTTCGCTCATTGCAAGCAACAACCATGTTGTTCATCAAGTACCTCAATTTATGTGCGTTGTTCGAGAAACTATTTTAGCGACTTTGCAATCACTGAGATATGATGGCGGCACCGCCCTAACAAAAGGCGAATTTGCATTCACTCATCCGACATCAAGCTGTTTCCCGAACTACACAAGTACTGTTTTCTACAACTTGTTTTCATGGACTTGAGAGATGGACATTGCTTGTTGATCAATCCTCTTCTTAAACAAGTTCTAACTCTCCCAACAGATAACATATAACAACAAATATGGTCCGAATTGTGAAGTACGCGTTATTTGGTATGGTATGGGATTTGATGATATAGCTAAAACCTACAAAATTGTTCGTGTTTCCGAGATTAGAAATGAGGAACCTCAAGGTTATAGTGTCCTCGGCATGTTAGTGCATATTTGTTGTATTGGGCACCAACTCTTGGAGAGAAATACCATCGGTTCCTCCTCCTCACAGGGTAACAAATTGGTTGTACAATCTTTGTGCATACGGCGATATGCATTGGCTGACCTTGAGAGAAGGAGCAGGAGGTGTCCATATAATTTCTTTCGATTTCAAAAAAGAAGAGTTTCACTGCACCCCTACTCCCCCGACAGTGCGAAGCAACAGGGACTCCATCTTGCATTTGCTTACTTTAAGAGGATCCATGGCCATTGTGGAGACTTTTCCATTGGCAGAAGGAGGTATCAAGGTTGAGATATGGGTGACGAAAGATTATGCAAAGAAAGAATGGGCGAGAGAATACAGCATAAACGTCGACAGGCGTCCTGAGTTTGAGTCGATATCTGCGACTTGTGGTGAATGGGAGCATGGCATATTTTTCAATGATCGACACTTCTCTTTTAAGCCTGAGGTTACTAGATTGTTTTTGGATCTTAGAAGTGCTTCCGTCAATACTGCGATATGCCCACTTAAGACCAACTACATCAGGAGCTATACTGGGAGCTTAATTTCCTTGAGAAATTTTGCTACTTTAGGTGACAGTGCTGATGAGCCTAGTTCTTGATGAACTGATTACTTGACTAAAGGCCCTGCACAAGGCTTTAGCTATATATCCTAGCTTTGTACGTACCTATAAGGCTTTAGCGTTGTTAGAATCTCATAGTTGTGCTGGATTGGAAGGATTCTATTACTTTAGCAAACTATTAACTGTATTGCCAATAGCTTTCACAAGAGCCACATTTTTCTAGAATAAAACTTTTATATAATAGGTAATCAGAATCCATGTGTCCCTCCTCAACCAAAAATTTACATTCTCAGCATTTCTATGTACACACATGGAAGAGTAGTGTTTATGTGATAATGTGAAGAAAGTCTACTGTATGAGCTATCTCAGGTCCTCCTAAATTGGAAATGGACCTTCCCTGCTTTACTTATGAGCTATCTAAAGGTAGTTGAGTATCCACATTCCACAGGAAGCATTTTCATACAACTGTCCCTCTTGTGTATGACCTTTAAATATCAATGACTGTTTCTGCAGACAGCAGCAAGATTTTCCAAGTTAAAATCATTCTAACAAGTAAAAAATAAGAATGCACATTAAGTCAATAGTTGTTACCTTATACTGAGCCTTGACGTAGAGGTTCTACCTCGGCAGTATGGACTTGATTGGCCTGTTGGCTGTCTAGAGGCATGTATTGTGACATGATAGCCATGATTTCTGAGTCCATGTAAGACTGCAGGTGAGATTGAAAAGGTGTTAGCAAGGGTAAGTACTGGTTTAGCATCCAAACTAACAACAATGGTCGACATAGAGGAGTTCAAAGGAGAATTTCAAACATACTCGAAGCCTGTATTTGTAGAATATGTAACCACCCAAGCCGACTCCGGCCACAGCTGCAAGAACAATGGATGTTATGAACCATGCAAATCTCGATCCTTGTCTCTCTGCATTGAAATAGATGAACAAAAGTCAACACATATATCTTGCATTTTAACTGTTACTATCATGCGTTTGTCAATAGAATGTATTGATTTCTCAAAACTGCTAGCTCAAGTGTTCACGGAGCTGAGTTTACTTCACTCCCGGTGACCTGCCACCCGTGAGCTTTACCATAGGTCAATGAAATGTTGTGATTCAAGTCTTTCTGGATATATTAATCATCTAGTGATCATGACTTACCAATACAAGTATCTTGCTCCTTTATATAAAGATGTCCTCCCTTACATTTGCAGTTGTATCCACCCCAAGTGTTCTTACAGCTGCAGCCATCACACTGACAAGCACTACGTTCCTTGCATTCATCGATATCTGATGCACAACCCAAAAGATTGAAATCAGTGAAATATAGATTTCTTTAGGCCTCAAATTAAATGGAGAAGATTATTCTTTGATAGTCACACTGGGAAGTAAGAATTACCTTCACAATGATGACCATCCCCTTTAAATCCTTGCGGACACTTGCAGCCAGATAACTCGGTATTCTACTTGACCGAAAAAAAGAAAAAATAGAATGATTGGTAAAGAAAACTGTGTAGGGAAAAGGTTTCTGATAATCAAGCTTCAAATGAACTCTCCTATAAAGACTATAATAAGTAGGGCTGGGCACGNNNNNNNNNNNNNNNNNNNNTTTTTTTTTTTTTTTTTCAAGAACAAATTAATTGATTATCAAACACCACCACAGGTGGAAAAACAGGTTGAGAAACTCCAAGCATTCAAATGCTCTACCACAATTGATCAGTGTATGAAATTTTTCGACTATTTTTTATGCTGTTTGGAACAACATTAATGAAAATTTAATAGGAAAAAAAAAATATCCAAAAACACATAAACAAAAAAAAAGAACATTGATGAAATTAGAAGTACTAAAATCAACAAGAACATAGGTGCATAGGTGCTAAATTACATCCCACTTTAAAAGTACTAAACATCCCACATTAAAAAATTAACCCTCAAACAACAACTAAAAATATCTAAAATCACACAAGCAAAAAAAAAGAACATCAATGAAATTAAAAGTATTATTTTAGACCAAATTAAGTGTGGTTGAGTGCATTGTAACACCATGCAACCTAAAAAATCAAGTATAAAATGAATAAAATCAAGTATTCTAATATTACGGGACGGGACGGGATTTTTCGGGATAGTCCCGTCCCGTCCCGTCCCGTTATGGTAATGTTAAAACGGGACGGGACGGGACGGGATTGCTATTTTCAAAACCTATCTCGTCCCGTCCCGTTAACTTTCGGGACGGGACCGGTACGGGATCGGGATTCCGGTACTAAGTGCCCAGCCCTAATAATAAGTTGGGTGAAAACGAAACCAAAACTGTTCAAGAAGCATGGAGACCCAGTAAAAAAGGGGAAAGATTAGGAATTCGAAACCTAAACTGTTCAAGAAGCATGGAGACCCAGTAAAAAAAGGGGAAAGATTAGGAAATCACTGAACTGAGCAAGCTGATATAGTTACTCCATTTCTAGATTCTGACCAGCAACCTCCATTGTCTATTGCGCACCTTGCTGGCCCAAAAGCTGTACAGAAAGGAGTAAACGTTATAGACTTATACGAACAACTCTTCTACAACCATTTAGTGTAATATAGAAAATTGATGTATTGGTCACAAATAAGGAGAAGGTTTACCAGCACAAGATGTATAACCATCGCCTTTATATTGAACACCATCCACTACAGGGCACTCGCAAACTCTTCCCCGGAATGTGTCCTGAAAATACAGAACCAAATCAGATGCAGTTAATGTCTCTTTTCAAATAAAATTTTTATAGTTGGCATCAAACTATAAAAGTGAAATATAAAAGTTCGTATACCTTGCAAGCAGTTAGATTACCCCGGTTGTCTAGCCAACAGCCACCATTTCTCTCTAGACACTCATTAGTTTCAAGATCTGTTAAAATAACACAGTGGATTAGGAGTCAGGAGAGGAATAAGATAGTGCATTATCCAAACATCAAGAGAGGCTCACCTCCATTCAAACAAATTCGAGGTTCAGTTGTCTCCTTGAATCCAGCACACAGCGCCTTTAGGACACCATTTCGTTCCAGTTTTCCTTCGGATTAAGAAACTTAACAACTTCAACATTCCCATAAAATAAATTCATATACAGATAATGGCAACAGCTGAAAATTAAATGATTATCTTAAAGTTATGAATGACAGGAAATTCAGAAGAAGAAAAAAGTGAATAGGCAGGATTTGAAGATCTATAATGTGGTAATAGAACTACCAAGAATGCTGTACAAACCTCGATATTGAACATTATTAATCACCAATGTTGGCAAGATGGTAACATCACCACGAGATCCTCGACCAACCTACATAACCCAAAAAGAAAGCAACAGTAAGATAATATGTACTAATACCAGTCCTCTTGGGCTATATGCACTATTGAAAATGGAAATTCCTGTCCACTGAACCAGCAATAAGGATTATATGTATGACCTGGACTTCTTGTTCAGCTTTAAGCACTTCATTCTCCACATCATCTTCAGGGTTGCCCATGCATTTTTTAATCTTTTCAATAGGCAAATCTGTAGCAAACATATAAAAGCTATTAGACTGCAACTAAGAAACATTTTTCAGTACACAGAAATCACAAAGAAATAGCATTTACCAAGTGATTTCATGACATCCTCAGCGCATTCTTTGCTGTAACGCTTTTCTTTCATGGAACATCTGATATGGAAGTCTGTCACATAATCCCACCAGACCCATGACCGGTTGCTCTCATTGGCAACTCTATGCACACATAGCTGCCTCAAGTTCTCAAATACCACATCCTTCCCTTGGTACCCTTCTCCGAAATCTTTCTCCGGATCTGGGGCACAGTACCTCCCCCGGTTTATGCATTGAGACTTGCATTGAGCGGTAAGGACAAAAGCCTGAGGGCAATACCAAGTTATGTAGTGTGGAGTGAAAAGGGTGTAACCCCCTTTCTCTAGAATCTGAGCATGACCCTTGAAATTTTTCACAAAATTCATTTGCTCATCACAGCGAGCCCCGCATTCATCATTGCTGTTTGTCCAGAACTCATACTCAACTCTTTGATCAGGGTGGGGAACTGACTCTCTCCAGTCCAGTTTCACCACAACATCTTCATTGTTCTTCACAGCATCCTTCAAGCTGTCACCAAATGATTTCTCTATCAAAGCTGATGGAATTCCAATCTTCTCAATGTAACCATCTGCATCAGTGCTCTCCTCTGGGGAGTCCATTGTAATTAGAGGCTCTTCAACATTGTCAGCCACTAAAACGGCAGTAGCTCCTGCCTCTTGAGCATTCCACACCTTCAAAGCAAAGTAGCAACCTACAACAGCAATAAGGCACTAGGATAAACATCAAAGGACAACCTGTGTAGCATAATTTGAAACAAAAAGCTCCGTCTTTTAATCAATCTATCAATTACAAACAGTAAAGATAATATAAAGGTTAATCTTATTTATTAAACTTTTTGAATACAAATTTATTGGAATCTTACATCCCATTATTGATTTCATTAGCAATTAACATAACTCAAAAAAAATGAAACAAGGAACATCTCCTTCTGTAAAATGGAAAAACAAAATTTTACAAAGAGGTAAAACAAATTACAAATTTACCAGGACTTTTTGGAAGTGAAAAGAGGGATAGTGCCACTGCCTTGGCACAGTGGAATTGAAAGTATATGAAAAAGGCAAAAAAAAAATGAAAAGGCAAAGCCATAGTAAAGTAATAGACTTTTGTTAAGTTGGAGAACAGAGGAAAAGCATAGCAATCTACATGTAAAGATGCTTTAATCCAAAATCTCCAAATAAGAAAAAGAACTCTCATCCTAGCCTTAACCCTCTCCAAACTGAAACAATACAAAAATTACCATTCACCCAATTACTAAATTTGTTTACTTCATTGGAATCAAATCAAAACACATATCAGAAAGGAAATAACTATTGTAAACTTCATTACCAGCAACAAACAAATACCCATTTCTATGCCATCAACCAAAAACTTGACAAGATATTAGAACACAAATTAGGAAAAAGCATTGGAATTTGAGATAGATTACAGATAGAATTGGCTTACTTACCTCCACGATCAAGAACAAGAATAGTGGGGCGAGACATCCGAGACCTGAAAGGCTTATCACCCTCAAAAGCTTCACACCCAGTAGACCCTTTCTCAGGGTATACCACAGAACCCACCAAGGAGCCTCCATAGTCCGGCAGACCAAAGTTTCCAATAGCACCATCACGCTTACCCCTCAGAGCCATTGGATACAGAACTTTAATACTACCAGTCTCCACCACAAACCTTCCATAAACACCAACATGGTGTTCAAGAACAGCCAACACCGCAAATATAAACGTAAACTTCGATAACAAATCCATGCAGTACTCAGGGTTTGATTATCTTCAGCTACAAAAGCTTGCTGTGATGTGTTTTCAGTTGTGTATATGTTTTTGTGGGAGACGAAGAGAGGTGGAGGGGACGTGTATGAAGGGACTTGGCAACAGTCTACTGGTGGAGAGTGGAGGATTGGAAAATAAGAAAGGTTGGTTTGGTGAGGTGTTGCAGAGGTTTGTTTGTCTTATAGAGAAGGGGTTTAGCTTTCTCTCTCAGAGCTCAAAGCTGTAACGTAAAGGGAACGACAGGTGAGAGAGAAGGGTTGTGTAGACGGAGTCATTGGAACTATTACTAGGAAATGGGGGAGGAAGAAAGTCATGCAATTTTGTAATGAAATTATAAGGATTTTTTGGTTGGTTGGTGATTTTTAATTTTCTTTGATGAAGAAACGTGTTTGTTTATCCATCTTTTACA from Fragaria vesca subsp. vesca linkage group LG3, FraVesHawaii_1.0, whole genome shotgun sequence harbors:
- the LOC101315033 gene encoding uncharacterized protein LOC101315033 — translated: MSERDGSSSHHHHHDPPKSTLVLLKQVLLDSLKIILRNPQTFLSIFALTTLPLSLLLFSLSLSSHPIKSHVYHLESLASQAPTRFEARQVWKESRDDAVSLLLRIKLLYFLPSYLLSLLASLAAVTAASSAFHGKAPTLRSSLAAVKSTWHRPFATSICVYALLIAYALVPRTLALAFASPGSRLLVRLLGSGLEIYLMAVTGLALVVSILEERFGWDAIRVGSGLMVGKRMCGWVLSGLLVMITAVIARKLEEVMDGQDLMERSSTGTMTRVVVGIGDKFGFVRFSEKKFIGDRL
- the LOC101299935 gene encoding vacuolar-sorting receptor 6-like, producing the protein MDLLSKFTFIFAVLAVLEHHVGVYGRFVVETGSIKVLYPMALRGKRDGAIGNFGLPDYGGSLVGSVVYPEKGSTGCEAFEGDKPFRSRMSRPTILVLDRGGCYFALKVWNAQEAGATAVLVADNVEEPLITMDSPEESTDADGYIEKIGIPSALIEKSFGDSLKDAVKNNEDVVVKLDWRESVPHPDQRVEYEFWTNSNDECGARCDEQMNFVKNFKGHAQILEKGGYTLFTPHYITWYCPQAFVLTAQCKSQCINRGRYCAPDPEKDFGEGYQGKDVVFENLRQLCVHRVANESNRSWVWWDYVTDFHIRCSMKEKRYSKECAEDVMKSLDLPIEKIKKCMGNPEDDVENEVLKAEQEVQVGRGSRGDVTILPTLVINNVQYRGKLERNGVLKALCAGFKETTEPRICLNGDLETNECLERNGGCWLDNRGNLTACKDTFRGRVCECPVVDGVQYKGDGYTSCAAFGPARCAIDNGGCWSESRNGVTISACSNTELSGCKCPQGFKGDGHHCEDIDECKERSACQCDGCSCKNTWGGYNCKCKGGHLYIKEQDTCIERQGSRFAWFITSIVLAAVAGVGLGGYIFYKYRLRSYMDSEIMAIMSQYMPLDSQQANQVHTAEVEPLRQGSV